The DNA region CAATGGCTCGTCGTCAGCGGCCGAATCCAGCCTCTACCCTATTGGGCGGTAATTCCTCACTCATTACACGTATTAAACCCTAGTTTCGACGATTCGACTGAAATCCCCAATTTTTGACCGCGAATTGATTCTGCTGTAGATGTGTATCTTCCTCTGTATGGGCGGAAACAGCACGACGTGGATGAACACCGCGATTTTGGTGACATGCATTCGCAATTTCCGGAAGAATCGCGGCACTGTTTCGGGGATCTTAAAAGGCTACGTCGGTCTGAGCACCGCCATCTTCACCGACGTCTGCTCCGCGCTCTTCGCCGACGATCCGGCGAAGTTTCTGATTATGCTCACCGTCGTTCCCCTCGTCGTCTGCCTCTCCGCCATGCTCTTCCTCCGCGAGATCCCGCCGTCGAAGACGGCAACCGAGGAAGGGGAGGAGACGAAATTCTTCGGCGTAATCAACGTAATCGCCGTCGTAATCGCGGTCTACCTCCTCGCATTCGACGTCTCCGGCGCTCACGGCCGCCTCTTCTCGCAATTCTTCGCCGCGATTCTCCTGATTCTCCTCGCGTCGCCTCTCCTCATCCCGATTTACCTCATCATGAGGAATTTCGTCTCTTCTCATCGCGAATCCGCCGACGTGGAGCAGAGCGCGACGGAGCCACTGCTCGTGGAGGCGTCGGAGGTGGAGAAGGAGGTGGAAGCGGTTGTTGCGGCGGCGGAGAAGAGGCGGCCGGTGGTGGGGGAAGAACACACGATTAGCGAGGCGATGAAAACCGCGGATTTCTGGATCTTGTTCGGGTCGTTTTTGTGCGGAGTTGGAACGGGTCTCTCGGTTATAAATAATCTCGGGCAAATGGGTCTGGCTCTCGGGTATGCGGATGTATCCATATTCGTTTCGCTCACAAGCATATGGGGATTTTTCGGTCGGATCCTATCCGGGTCGGTTTCCGAATACTTCATCAAGTAAGTTTTAATTCTGTTATATTACGTCAGCTTTCCGTACTACTTAGCAAGTTtcattttactccctccgtccccgaataagagtcgctaatttcctttttgggccgtcccccattaagagtcactcttcatttttaccataaatggtagtaggtcccacattccactaactcacttcactcacattttattataaaatcaatataaaaaagtgggtcccacattccactaactttttcaaccaacttttctttacatttcttaaaactcgtgcccggtcaaacaacgactcctattagaggacggagggagtaatatttttccctcttatatttatttaaacgcgtgaatatattaaaataatataaataacctTGGACTAGATCACTAGATTTAGGAACGTGACATTGATATTTTTGATACGATCTGCTCAATATTGGACCATATATATGCGCAATATCTATTATTCaccaattattttaaattaaatgaaaaaggtTGAATCATTTTATAATGAGACATAGTAGTAGTACAATAATATTTGTTTTACCTTCTGTGAAATTGGCGTTGTCGTGGGCTCGTGACTTTTTCCTCCATCTTTTGTCTTTTCAACGCGTGAAGGAATAAATTTTATGCTTCAtaaagtttattttttttcttttttgggggGCTCTTGCTTATTTATTAATTCTTTTATGGgcaaaaa from Salvia splendens isolate huo1 chromosome 9, SspV2, whole genome shotgun sequence includes:
- the LOC121749011 gene encoding protein NUCLEAR FUSION DEFECTIVE 4-like; translation: MGVKLSPASPAGKWLGLVTAVWVQAISGNNYTFSNYSDALKTLMGLTQLQLNSLSVAKDAGKAFGIFAGLASDRLPTAVILLIGSVEGFVGYGVQWLVVSGRIQPLPYWAMCIFLCMGGNSTTWMNTAILVTCIRNFRKNRGTVSGILKGYVGLSTAIFTDVCSALFADDPAKFLIMLTVVPLVVCLSAMLFLREIPPSKTATEEGEETKFFGVINVIAVVIAVYLLAFDVSGAHGRLFSQFFAAILLILLASPLLIPIYLIMRNFVSSHRESADVEQSATEPLLVEASEVEKEVEAVVAAAEKRRPVVGEEHTISEAMKTADFWILFGSFLCGVGTGLSVINNLGQMGLALGYADVSIFVSLTSIWGFFGRILSGSVSEYFIKRAGTPRPVWNAASQILMAVGYVVLAMAMPGSLYVGSVVVGICYGVRLAVTVPTASELFGLKYFGLIYNILILNLPLGSFLFSGLLAGLLYDAQATSTAGGGNTCIGAHCYRLVFVVMAAVCVVGFGLDVLLSMRTKSVYTKIYASRKCKKDSSVIVQ